The Sphingobacteriaceae bacterium genome has a window encoding:
- the rpmG gene encoding 50S ribosomal protein L33 — MRVIATLECTNCKRRNYQTTKNRRTTTARLELKKYCRWCKGHTLHRETR; from the coding sequence ATGCGTGTAATTGCCACCCTGGAGTGCACCAACTGCAAGCGGCGCAACTACCAGACGACGAAAAATCGCCGCACCACGACCGCCCGCTTGGAATTGAAAAAATATTGCCGCTGGTGCAAGGGCCATACCTTGCACAGGGAGACGCGATAA
- the nusG gene encoding transcription termination/antitermination protein NusG, producing MVPSSHEESEVQKSRATAAVADEADQDVHGAGAGQEEAPDQAEEAAEDSPGPSAPWYVIHTYSGYENKVKANLEKRVVSMGMEDKIFDIVVPMEEHIEVKDGKKRIVQKKIFPGYVLVQMEMTDESWYVVRNTPGVTGFVGSGGRPIPLLPEEVEDIRKQMGVEHPRPKIDFNVGESVKVRSGPFEGFVGVIDHIDAEKGKLKVLVSMFGRETPLELDLGQIERL from the coding sequence ATGGTGCCTTCCTCCCATGAGGAGAGCGAAGTCCAGAAGAGCCGGGCTACGGCGGCGGTGGCCGACGAAGCCGACCAGGATGTCCACGGCGCCGGCGCCGGCCAAGAGGAAGCCCCCGACCAGGCGGAGGAGGCGGCTGAAGACAGCCCCGGCCCGTCCGCTCCTTGGTATGTCATCCACACTTATTCCGGCTATGAAAACAAAGTGAAGGCCAACCTGGAGAAGCGGGTGGTCTCCATGGGCATGGAAGACAAGATCTTCGACATCGTCGTGCCCATGGAAGAGCACATCGAGGTCAAGGACGGCAAGAAGCGCATCGTTCAGAAGAAGATTTTCCCCGGCTACGTCCTGGTCCAGATGGAGATGACCGACGAGTCGTGGTACGTGGTGCGCAACACCCCGGGCGTGACGGGGTTCGTCGGATCCGGCGGCCGTCCCATTCCCCTCTTGCCCGAAGAGGTCGAAGACATCCGCAAGCAGATGGGCGTGGAGCATCCCAGGCCCAAGATTGACTTCAACGTGGGTGAGAGTGTTAAAGTTCGTTCCGGGCCCTTCGAAGGCTTCGTGGGCGTCATCGACCACATCGACGCGGAAAAGGGCAAGTTGAAGGTTTTGGTCTCCATGTTCGGCCGGGAGACCCCTTTGGAATTGGATTTGGGCCAGATCGAACGCCTGTAG
- the rplK gene encoding 50S ribosomal protein L11, translating into MAKKVIGVIKLQVPAGKASPAPPVGPALGQYQLNIMGFCKDFNARTADQAGTIIPVEITVYADRSFSFITKTPPAAVLLKQAAGIDKGGGEPQKAAAGRVTRKQIEEIASKKMPDLNAHDLAAAVRMIEGTAKSMGLEIVD; encoded by the coding sequence ATGGCTAAAAAGGTAATCGGTGTGATCAAGCTCCAGGTGCCTGCGGGCAAGGCGAGCCCGGCGCCCCCGGTGGGACCCGCCCTGGGTCAGTATCAGTTGAACATCATGGGCTTCTGCAAGGATTTCAACGCCCGCACCGCCGATCAGGCTGGCACCATCATCCCGGTGGAAATCACCGTTTACGCTGATCGTTCCTTCAGCTTCATTACAAAGACGCCGCCGGCGGCCGTGCTGCTGAAGCAGGCGGCCGGCATCGACAAGGGCGGCGGCGAACCGCAGAAGGCTGCGGCGGGCCGGGTGACCCGGAAGCAGATCGAGGAAATCGCGTCCAAGAAGATGCCCGACTTGAACGCCCATGATCTGGCGGCAGCGGTGCGGATGATTGAAGGCACCGCCAAGAGCATGGGCCTGGAGATCGTCGACTGA
- the rplA gene encoding 50S ribosomal protein L1 — MARRGKRYREAVAELDQDRLHSPREALALVKERAWANFDETVEVAVRLGVDVRHADQMVRGTVVLPHGTGRQVRVLVFAKGEKAQEALKAGADFVGDDDLVAKIQGGWLDFDVAIATPDMMGVVGRMGRILGPRGLMPNPKSGTVTFDVAQAVKESKAGKVEFRTDRAGIVHVAIGKVSFDLDHLMENFTTLMDALVKAKPAGAKGQYVRSVTVSSTMGPGIKIHPHHAVSAA, encoded by the coding sequence ATGGCAAGGCGGGGTAAGCGATATCGGGAAGCCGTCGCGGAATTGGACCAGGATCGCCTCCACTCGCCCAGGGAGGCTCTCGCCCTGGTGAAGGAGCGGGCCTGGGCCAATTTCGATGAAACGGTGGAAGTGGCGGTGCGTCTGGGCGTGGATGTGCGCCATGCCGACCAGATGGTGAGGGGCACCGTCGTTCTCCCCCACGGCACCGGCCGGCAGGTGAGGGTGCTGGTGTTCGCCAAGGGCGAAAAGGCCCAGGAGGCGTTGAAGGCCGGCGCCGACTTCGTGGGCGACGATGATTTGGTTGCCAAGATCCAGGGAGGCTGGCTGGACTTTGACGTGGCCATCGCCACCCCCGACATGATGGGCGTGGTGGGCCGCATGGGCAGGATTCTGGGCCCCCGGGGCCTGATGCCCAATCCCAAGTCGGGCACCGTCACCTTCGACGTTGCCCAAGCCGTCAAGGAATCGAAGGCAGGCAAGGTGGAATTCCGCACCGATCGGGCGGGCATCGTCCACGTTGCCATCGGCAAAGTTTCTTTCGACCTGGACCACCTGATGGAAAATTTCACCACCTTGATGGACGCCTTGGTGAAGGCCAAGCCGGCCGGAGCCAAGGGTCAGTACGTCCGCTCGGTGACGGTTTCGTCCACCATGGGTCCGGGCATCAAGATTCACCCGCATCACGCGGTTTCTGCCGCTTAA
- the rplJ gene encoding 50S ribosomal protein L10 — MSATREQKAAVVAELQEKFSKVQGAVLADFRGMNVAQANQLRRRMREAGVEFKVVKNTLARRAAKEAGLDELEEHLVGPTAVAFGYDDPVTAAKALQSYIKEFGLLSVKAGVLEGRVISADEVKTLADLPGRDELLAKVAGGFTAPLAGFAGALSGVLRGLVNVLDGVRKQKEAAA, encoded by the coding sequence ATGTCGGCTACCCGGGAGCAAAAGGCTGCGGTGGTAGCTGAGCTCCAGGAAAAGTTCAGCAAGGTTCAGGGAGCCGTTCTGGCGGACTTCAGGGGCATGAACGTAGCCCAGGCCAACCAGCTCCGGCGCCGGATGCGGGAGGCCGGCGTGGAGTTCAAGGTGGTGAAGAACACCTTGGCCCGGCGGGCAGCCAAGGAAGCCGGCCTGGACGAACTGGAGGAGCACCTGGTGGGGCCCACGGCGGTGGCCTTCGGCTACGACGATCCCGTCACCGCCGCCAAGGCGCTGCAGAGCTACATTAAGGAATTCGGTCTCCTTTCAGTAAAGGCTGGCGTTTTGGAAGGCCGGGTCATCTCGGCCGATGAGGTGAAGACCCTGGCGGACCTGCCCGGCCGGGACGAACTGCTGGCCAAGGTGGCCGGCGGCTTCACGGCGCCCCTGGCGGGGTTCGCCGGTGCCCTTTCGGGTGTACTGCGCGGTTTGGTCAACGTGCTGGATGGGGTGCGCAAGCAGAAGGAAGCGGCGGCCTGA
- the rplL gene encoding 50S ribosomal protein L7/L12, with amino-acid sequence MSKVAEVLEMVKGMTVVELAELVKAFEEEFGVTAAAPVVAAAGPVAAATGDAAPAEEKSEFDVILAAAGDKKIQVIKVVRELTGLGLKEAKDLVDSAPKPIKEGVSQEEAEEIKAKLSEVGATVEVK; translated from the coding sequence ATGTCCAAGGTAGCCGAAGTGCTGGAAATGGTCAAAGGCATGACCGTGGTGGAACTGGCGGAGCTGGTCAAGGCTTTTGAGGAGGAGTTCGGCGTCACCGCCGCCGCGCCGGTAGTGGCTGCCGCCGGCCCCGTAGCCGCTGCCACCGGCGACGCTGCCCCGGCGGAGGAGAAGTCGGAATTTGACGTCATCCTGGCCGCCGCCGGCGACAAGAAGATTCAGGTCATCAAGGTGGTCCGGGAGTTGACCGGCCTCGGCCTGAAGGAAGCCAAGGACCTGGTGGATTCCGCCCCCAAGCCCATCAAGGAGGGCGTGAGCCAGGAAGAAGCCGAGGAGATCAAGGCCAAGCTGAGCGAAGTAGGTGCCACGGTGGAGGTCAAGTAA
- the rpoB gene encoding DNA-directed RNA polymerase subunit beta: protein MASPVTIGKPVVSGKRERHSFARIEEVLDLPYLIELQKSSYEWFLKEGLREMFDDISPIEDFTGNLVLEFQDYTLGEPKYSVQECKERDVTYSAPLRVRVQLVNKEPGRGEVKEQEVFMGDFPLMTEKGTFIVNGAERVVVSQLVRSPGVYYSEGVDNNGNRILSATVIPNRGAWLEFETDASGVVSVRVDRARKQPATILLRALGYSDDSEILTLLGDNEVVRATLERDHTRSEREALLEIYKRLRPGEPPTEESARTLLQNLFFDSKRYDLATVGRYKINKKLNVRNRLVGTRAVNDIVVPQTGRTIVPAGETITRAMAQEIQESGVHRVLVETPAGQQVVVLGNGAPAVSVRTLTPEDVAAVVNYMVCLSHNIGNIDDIDHLGNRRLRSVGELLQNQFRIGLARMERVVKERMTIQDIDVITPQALINIRPVVAAVREFFGSSQLSQFMDQTNPLAELTHKRRLSALGPGGLSRERAGMDVRDVHQSHYGRMCPIETPEGPNIGLIGAMSTYARVNPYGFIETPYRRVENGRVTEDIVYLTADEEDEVVVAQANAPLDETGRFLERRVVVRDRTGNREVPPEEVDYMDVSPKQVVSVATALIPFLENDDANRALMGANMQRQAVPLLRTEAPLVGTGIEGRVALDSGVLQVARRPGEVAYVSATKIIIQTDDGQQDVYELMKFERSNQGTCFHQKPIVRVGQRVEEGEVIADGPSTDQGELALGRNVLVAFMPWEGYNYEDAILISERLVVDDVFTSIHIEEYECEARDTKLGPEEITRDIPNVGEDVLKDLDERGIIRVGAEVRSDDILVGKVTPKGETELTAEERLLRAIFGEKAREVRDSSLKVPHGESGIVVDVKIFSREAGDELSPGVNQLVRVYVARKRKISEGDKMAGRHGNKGVIAKILPEEDMPFLPDGTPVDIVLNPLGVPSRMNLGQVLECHLGWAAKALGLHVASPVFDGATEEDIEEMLRLAGLPEDGKTILRDGRTGEPFDNPVSVGYIYMLKLAHLVDDKIHARSTGPYSLVTQQPLGGKAQFGGQRFGEMEVWALYAYGSAYTLQELLTVKSDDVVGRVKTYEAVVKGENVPEPGVPESFKVLIKEMQSLALDVKILTDDERELELREEEGLDLSDLEDIEETMGRGVAVEPDQRDGRPAADYEGDEEDDEGDDGDDFDTAEAIALLQRRRGAAADEDGDLDLGYDDGDESEGFEDEEMDGWDQGLDGDDGEGPGGDEE from the coding sequence ATGGCCAGCCCCGTCACCATCGGGAAGCCCGTGGTTTCAGGCAAGCGGGAACGCCACAGTTTTGCCCGCATTGAGGAGGTCCTCGATCTCCCTTATCTTATCGAGCTGCAGAAGAGTTCCTACGAGTGGTTCCTCAAAGAGGGCCTTCGGGAAATGTTCGACGACATATCCCCCATTGAAGACTTTACGGGCAATTTGGTCCTGGAGTTCCAAGACTATACCCTGGGCGAACCCAAGTACAGCGTCCAGGAATGCAAAGAGCGGGACGTCACTTATTCGGCTCCCCTCCGGGTCAGGGTGCAGTTGGTCAACAAGGAGCCGGGGCGGGGCGAGGTAAAAGAGCAAGAAGTTTTCATGGGCGACTTCCCGCTGATGACCGAGAAGGGCACCTTCATCGTCAACGGTGCCGAGCGGGTGGTCGTCAGCCAGTTGGTGCGCTCCCCCGGGGTGTATTATTCCGAAGGGGTGGACAACAACGGCAACCGCATTTTGTCCGCCACCGTCATCCCCAACCGGGGCGCCTGGCTGGAGTTTGAAACCGACGCCTCCGGCGTAGTGTCGGTGCGGGTGGACCGGGCCCGCAAGCAGCCGGCCACCATTTTGCTCCGGGCCTTGGGCTACTCCGACGACTCGGAGATCCTTACCCTGCTGGGCGACAACGAAGTGGTCCGGGCCACCTTGGAGCGGGACCACACCCGCTCCGAGCGGGAAGCCCTGCTGGAGATCTACAAGCGCCTGCGGCCCGGCGAGCCGCCTACGGAAGAAAGCGCCCGCACCTTGCTGCAAAACTTGTTCTTCGACTCCAAGCGGTACGACCTGGCCACCGTTGGCCGCTACAAGATCAATAAGAAGCTGAATGTGCGCAACCGCCTGGTGGGCACCCGGGCGGTCAACGACATCGTCGTGCCCCAGACGGGCCGCACCATCGTGCCCGCCGGGGAGACCATCACCCGGGCCATGGCCCAGGAGATCCAGGAGAGCGGCGTGCACCGGGTGCTGGTGGAGACCCCCGCGGGCCAACAGGTGGTGGTGCTGGGCAACGGCGCCCCCGCCGTTTCGGTGCGCACCTTGACGCCCGAAGACGTGGCCGCCGTGGTCAACTACATGGTCTGCCTGTCCCACAACATCGGCAACATCGACGACATCGACCACCTGGGCAACCGGCGCCTGCGCTCCGTGGGCGAACTGCTCCAGAACCAGTTCCGCATCGGCCTGGCCCGCATGGAGCGGGTGGTCAAAGAGCGGATGACCATCCAGGATATCGACGTCATCACGCCCCAGGCCCTCATCAACATCCGCCCCGTGGTGGCGGCGGTCCGGGAGTTCTTCGGCTCCAGCCAGTTGAGCCAGTTCATGGACCAGACCAACCCCCTGGCGGAACTGACCCACAAGCGGCGCCTGTCGGCCCTGGGCCCCGGCGGCTTGAGCCGTGAGCGGGCCGGCATGGACGTGCGGGACGTTCACCAGAGCCACTACGGCCGCATGTGCCCCATCGAGACGCCGGAAGGCCCCAACATCGGCCTCATCGGCGCCATGTCCACCTATGCCCGGGTCAACCCCTACGGCTTCATCGAAACCCCCTACCGGCGGGTGGAGAACGGTCGGGTCACCGAGGACATCGTCTACCTGACCGCCGACGAAGAAGACGAAGTGGTGGTGGCCCAGGCCAACGCCCCCTTGGATGAGACGGGCCGCTTCCTGGAGCGGCGCGTGGTGGTCCGGGACCGCACCGGCAACCGGGAAGTGCCGCCGGAAGAAGTGGACTACATGGACGTGTCGCCGAAGCAGGTGGTGTCGGTGGCCACGGCCCTCATTCCCTTCCTTGAAAACGACGACGCCAACCGGGCTCTCATGGGGGCCAACATGCAGCGCCAGGCCGTGCCCCTGCTGCGCACCGAAGCCCCCTTGGTGGGCACCGGCATCGAAGGCCGGGTAGCCTTGGACTCGGGTGTGCTCCAGGTGGCCCGCCGGCCCGGCGAAGTGGCCTACGTATCCGCCACCAAGATCATCATCCAGACCGACGACGGCCAGCAGGACGTCTACGAACTGATGAAGTTCGAGCGGTCCAACCAGGGTACGTGCTTCCACCAGAAGCCCATCGTCCGGGTGGGCCAGCGGGTGGAAGAAGGCGAGGTCATCGCCGACGGGCCCAGCACCGATCAGGGCGAACTGGCCCTGGGCCGCAACGTCCTGGTGGCCTTCATGCCCTGGGAGGGCTACAACTACGAGGACGCCATCCTCATCAGCGAGCGGCTGGTGGTGGACGACGTCTTCACCTCCATCCACATCGAGGAATACGAGTGCGAGGCCCGGGACACCAAGCTGGGCCCCGAGGAAATCACCCGGGACATCCCCAACGTGGGCGAGGATGTCCTGAAGGATCTGGACGAGCGGGGCATCATCCGGGTGGGCGCTGAGGTGCGCTCCGACGACATCCTGGTGGGCAAGGTGACCCCCAAGGGTGAAACGGAACTGACGGCGGAGGAGCGCCTGCTGCGGGCCATCTTCGGTGAAAAGGCCCGGGAGGTGCGGGATTCCTCCCTCAAGGTGCCCCACGGTGAGAGCGGCATCGTAGTTGACGTGAAGATTTTCAGCCGGGAGGCCGGCGATGAACTGAGCCCCGGTGTCAACCAGCTGGTGCGGGTGTACGTGGCCCGGAAGCGCAAGATTTCCGAGGGCGACAAGATGGCGGGCCGCCACGGCAACAAGGGCGTCATCGCCAAGATCCTGCCCGAGGAGGATATGCCCTTCCTGCCCGACGGCACCCCCGTGGACATCGTCCTGAACCCCTTGGGCGTCCCCTCGCGGATGAACCTGGGCCAGGTCTTGGAGTGCCACCTGGGCTGGGCCGCCAAGGCGCTGGGCCTCCATGTGGCGTCGCCCGTCTTCGACGGCGCCACCGAGGAGGACATCGAAGAGATGCTCCGGCTGGCGGGCCTGCCCGAGGACGGCAAGACCATCCTGCGGGACGGCCGCACCGGCGAGCCTTTCGACAACCCCGTCTCGGTGGGTTACATCTACATGCTGAAGCTGGCCCACCTGGTGGACGACAAGATCCACGCCCGGTCCACGGGCCCCTACTCCCTGGTCACCCAGCAGCCCCTGGGGGGCAAGGCCCAGTTCGGCGGCCAGCGCTTCGGCGAGATGGAAGTGTGGGCCCTCTACGCCTACGGCAGCGCCTACACCCTGCAGGAGCTGCTGACGGTGAAGTCCGACGATGTGGTGGGCCGGGTCAAGACCTACGAGGCGGTGGTCAAGGGCGAAAACGTGCCCGAACCGGGCGTGCCCGAATCCTTCAAGGTCTTGATCAAGGAGATGCAGAGCCTGGCCCTGGACGTGAAGATCCTGACCGACGACGAGCGGGAATTGGAGCTCCGGGAAGAGGAAGGCCTGGATTTGTCCGACCTGGAGGATATCGAAGAAACCATGGGCCGGGGCGTGGCCGTGGAGCCCGACCAGCGGGACGGCCGGCCCGCCGCCGATTACGAAGGCGATGAGGAAGATGACGAGGGCGACGACGGCGATGATTTCGACACGGCGGAAGCCATCGCCCTCCTCCAGCGGCGCCGGGGCGCCGCCGCCGACGAAGACGGCGACTTGGACTTGGGCTACGACGACGGGGATGAAAGTGAAGGCTTCGAAGACGAAGAGATGGACGGCTGGGACCAAGGCCTGGACGGCGACGACGGCGAAGGCCCGGGGGGCGATGAAGAATGA
- the rpoC gene encoding DNA-directed RNA polymerase subunit beta' — translation MRSISEFQEQAEDSVLFDVNNFGAIKIGLASPEKIREWSKGEVKKPETINYRTLKPEREGLFCEKIFGPVKDWECHCGKYKRVRYKGIVCDRCGVEVTQAKVRRERMGHIELAAPVSHIWYVKGIPSRMGLLLDMSPRSLEKVLYFASYIVLDPGTTSLIEKQLLTENEYREYRQKYGSAFRAGMGAEAIKELLESMDLEVLAEELREEIRNASGQRRLRAIRRLEVVDAFIRSGNRPEWMILEVVPVIPPELRPMVQLDGGRFATSDLNDLYRRVINRNNRLKRLLDLGAPDIIVRNEKRMLQEAVDALIDNGRRGRPVTGPGNRPLKSLSDMLKGKQGRFRQNLLGKRVDYSGRSVIVVGPDLAMHQCGLPKEMALELFKPFVMKELVKRGLAHNIKSAKRMVERVRDEVWDVLEDVIKEHPVLLNRAPTLHRLGIQAFEPVLVEGRAIQIHPLVCTAYNADFDGDQMAVHVPLSAEAQAEARVLMLSIYNLLNPKDGKPVATPTQDMVLGCYYLTLEKEGAKGEGRFFADIDEARMALDHGHIDLHARIKVRMPGADGKPEIVETTVGRLIFHESLPEDLPFHNEVVDRHVLARIVAECFRRWGYLTTAKTLDALKELGFHYATRAGTTISVKDVIIPDNKEEIITKAQKAVEQVEAQYQRGLLTPEERYQKVIDIWTETRDEITENLKEQLDIFNPIRMMAISGARGNWVQISQLGGMRGLMADPSGRTIELPVRSNFREGLTVLEYFISTHGARKGLADTALRTADSGYLTRRLVDVAQDVIVREVDCGTAAGITVEEISDGGEVIESLADRIVGRVASEDHRHPETGEVIVGENEEITEEIAERLMEAGFKQVHIRSVLTCRTRHGVCARCYGRDLAIGRLVDVGTAVGIIAAQSIGEPGTQLTMRTFHTGGVAGEDITQGLPRVEELFEARKPKGQAVIAEAEGVVKIVTDLGRREIRIMMDEGGVKSYPVPFGARVRVRDGDRVQPGDELTEGSANPHDILKVRGVRGVQLYLLQEVQRVYRLQGVEINDKHIEIIVRQMLRKVKVEDAGDTNLLPGSQVDLFTYEEANARVQEQGGRPAVAKPVLLGITKASLATDSFLSAASFQETTRVLTEAAIKGRVDHLVGLKENVIIGKLIPAGTGMGRYRRIQLLPPAGTEVSPNGLSEGDLEADGAGAMAGEDEAAGAMAGVVAPTGDGVAEDGAAGDGSAAEEMGKNSVS, via the coding sequence ATGAGAAGCATCAGTGAATTCCAGGAACAGGCCGAAGACAGCGTCCTGTTCGATGTGAACAATTTCGGCGCCATCAAGATCGGCTTGGCCTCCCCGGAAAAGATCCGGGAGTGGTCCAAGGGCGAGGTCAAGAAGCCCGAGACCATCAACTACCGGACGCTCAAGCCGGAGCGGGAAGGCCTGTTCTGCGAGAAGATCTTCGGTCCCGTCAAGGACTGGGAGTGCCATTGCGGCAAGTACAAGCGGGTCCGTTACAAGGGCATTGTGTGCGACCGCTGCGGCGTGGAGGTCACCCAGGCCAAGGTGCGCCGGGAGCGGATGGGCCACATCGAGCTGGCGGCGCCCGTCTCCCACATTTGGTATGTCAAAGGCATCCCCAGCCGCATGGGCCTGCTGCTGGACATGTCGCCCCGGTCCTTGGAGAAGGTTTTGTATTTCGCTTCCTACATCGTGTTGGACCCGGGCACCACTTCCCTGATTGAAAAGCAGCTGCTGACGGAGAACGAGTACCGGGAATACCGGCAGAAGTACGGCAGCGCCTTCCGGGCCGGCATGGGGGCCGAGGCCATCAAGGAATTGCTGGAGTCCATGGACCTGGAAGTCCTGGCCGAGGAACTGCGGGAGGAGATCCGCAACGCCAGCGGCCAGCGGCGCCTGCGGGCCATCCGGCGCCTGGAGGTGGTGGACGCCTTCATCCGCTCCGGCAACCGCCCCGAATGGATGATCCTGGAGGTGGTGCCGGTCATCCCGCCGGAACTGCGTCCCATGGTGCAGCTGGACGGCGGCCGGTTCGCCACCAGCGACCTGAACGACCTGTACCGCCGGGTGATCAACCGGAACAACCGCCTCAAGCGGCTGCTGGATCTGGGCGCCCCCGACATCATCGTCCGCAACGAGAAGCGCATGCTCCAGGAAGCGGTGGACGCCCTCATCGACAACGGGCGCCGGGGCCGCCCCGTGACGGGGCCCGGCAACCGGCCCTTGAAGTCTTTGAGCGATATGCTCAAGGGCAAGCAGGGCCGTTTCCGCCAGAACCTGCTGGGCAAGCGGGTGGACTACTCGGGCCGCTCCGTCATCGTGGTGGGCCCCGATCTGGCCATGCACCAGTGCGGCCTGCCCAAGGAGATGGCCCTGGAGCTGTTCAAACCCTTCGTCATGAAGGAGCTGGTCAAGCGGGGTCTGGCCCACAACATCAAGAGCGCCAAGCGGATGGTGGAGCGGGTCCGGGACGAGGTGTGGGACGTCCTGGAGGACGTCATCAAGGAGCATCCGGTGCTGCTGAACCGGGCGCCCACCCTGCACCGGCTGGGCATCCAGGCCTTCGAGCCCGTGCTGGTGGAAGGCCGGGCCATCCAGATTCACCCCTTGGTGTGCACGGCTTACAACGCCGACTTCGACGGCGACCAGATGGCCGTTCACGTGCCCCTGTCCGCCGAAGCCCAGGCGGAAGCCCGGGTATTGATGCTTTCCATTTACAATCTGTTGAACCCGAAGGACGGCAAGCCCGTGGCCACCCCCACCCAGGACATGGTGCTGGGCTGCTACTATCTCACCTTGGAAAAGGAAGGGGCCAAGGGCGAGGGCCGCTTCTTCGCCGACATCGACGAGGCCCGCATGGCCCTTGACCACGGCCATATCGATCTCCACGCCCGCATCAAGGTGCGGATGCCCGGTGCCGACGGCAAGCCGGAAATCGTGGAGACCACCGTGGGCCGTCTCATCTTCCACGAGTCCTTGCCCGAGGATCTGCCCTTCCACAACGAAGTGGTGGACCGGCACGTGCTGGCCCGGATCGTGGCCGAATGCTTCCGCCGGTGGGGCTACCTGACCACGGCCAAGACCTTGGACGCCTTGAAGGAACTGGGCTTCCACTACGCCACCCGGGCGGGGACCACCATTTCCGTCAAGGACGTCATCATCCCCGACAACAAGGAAGAGATCATCACCAAGGCCCAAAAGGCCGTGGAGCAGGTGGAGGCCCAGTACCAGCGGGGCCTGCTGACCCCGGAGGAGCGCTACCAGAAGGTCATCGACATCTGGACGGAAACCCGGGATGAAATCACCGAGAACTTGAAGGAGCAGCTGGACATCTTCAACCCCATCCGCATGATGGCCATCTCCGGGGCCCGGGGCAACTGGGTCCAGATTTCCCAGCTGGGCGGCATGCGGGGCCTGATGGCCGACCCGTCGGGCCGCACCATCGAGCTGCCCGTGCGCTCCAACTTCCGGGAAGGCCTGACGGTGCTGGAGTACTTCATCTCCACCCACGGCGCCCGGAAGGGTCTGGCCGACACCGCCCTGCGCACCGCCGACTCGGGCTACCTGACCCGCCGCCTGGTGGACGTGGCCCAGGACGTCATCGTGCGGGAGGTGGACTGCGGCACCGCCGCCGGCATCACCGTGGAGGAGATCAGCGACGGCGGCGAGGTCATCGAGTCCCTGGCCGACCGGATCGTCGGCCGGGTGGCCAGCGAGGATCACCGCCACCCCGAAACCGGCGAGGTCATCGTCGGCGAGAACGAGGAGATCACCGAGGAAATCGCCGAGCGCCTCATGGAGGCCGGCTTCAAGCAGGTGCACATCCGCTCGGTCCTCACCTGCCGCACCCGCCACGGCGTGTGCGCCCGCTGCTACGGCCGCGATCTGGCCATAGGCAGGCTGGTGGACGTGGGGACCGCCGTAGGCATCATCGCCGCCCAATCCATAGGCGAGCCCGGCACCCAGTTGACCATGCGCACCTTCCACACCGGCGGTGTGGCCGGTGAAGACATCACCCAGGGTCTGCCCCGGGTGGAGGAATTGTTCGAAGCCCGCAAGCCCAAGGGCCAGGCCGTCATCGCCGAGGCCGAAGGCGTGGTGAAGATCGTCACCGACCTGGGCCGCCGGGAGATCCGCATCATGATGGACGAAGGCGGCGTCAAGTCCTATCCCGTCCCCTTCGGCGCCCGGGTGCGGGTGCGGGACGGCGACCGGGTCCAGCCCGGCGACGAGTTGACGGAAGGCTCCGCCAACCCCCACGACATCCTGAAGGTGCGGGGCGTCCGAGGCGTGCAGCTGTACCTGCTCCAGGAAGTGCAGCGGGTCTACCGCCTCCAGGGCGTGGAGATCAACGACAAGCACATCGAGATCATCGTGCGCCAGATGCTGCGCAAGGTGAAGGTGGAGGATGCCGGCGACACCAACCTGCTGCCGGGCAGCCAGGTGGACCTCTTCACTTACGAAGAAGCCAACGCCCGGGTGCAGGAGCAGGGCGGCCGGCCGGCTGTGGCCAAGCCCGTTCTCCTGGGCATCACCAAGGCATCCCTGGCTACCGATTCCTTCTTGAGCGCCGCCTCCTTCCAGGAGACCACCCGGGTGCTCACCGAGGCGGCCATCAAGGGCCGGGTGGACCACCTGGTGGGCCTGAAGGAGAACGTCATCATCGGCAAGCTGATCCCGGCGGGCACGGGCATGGGCCGCTACCGGCGCATCCAGCTGCTGCCGCCGGCGGGGACCGAAGTTTCTCCCAACGGCCTGTCGGAAGGCGATCTGGAGGCCGACGGCGCCGGGGCAATGGCCGGTGAAGACGAGGCCGCCGGCGCCATGGCGGGAGTCGTGGCACCCACGGGTGACGGGGTCGCCGAGGATGGAGCCGCCGGCGACGGTTCCGCGGCGGAAGAAATGGGTAAGAACAGCGTTTCGTAA
- a CDS encoding ribosomal L7Ae/L30e/S12e/Gadd45 family protein has protein sequence MYEAVRAARRRAVGTKQALKAVSRGAAKAVYVARDAEPHVVKGLIDLCNEKQVAVFEVDSMADLGRTAGIKVGAAAVAILHDTD, from the coding sequence GTGTATGAAGCCGTGCGCGCCGCCCGCCGGCGGGCCGTCGGCACCAAGCAGGCGCTGAAGGCGGTCTCCCGGGGCGCGGCCAAGGCAGTGTATGTTGCTCGTGACGCTGAACCCCATGTGGTGAAAGGTCTCATCGACCTGTGCAACGAGAAGCAAGTGGCTGTTTTCGAAGTGGATTCCATGGCCGACCTGGGGCGGACCGCCGGGATCAAGGTGGGCGCCGCCGCAGTGGCCATTCTCCATGACACCGATTAG